From Kitasatospora sp. MAP12-44:
GCGGCCGGCGTGACGAGGTCGTGGTGGGCACCAAGGTCGGCTGCTACGCACCGGAGGAGTTCGACTTCTCGGCGCGGCGGATCAGGGCGGAGTTCGAGGCGAGTCTGGACCGTCTGGGGACCGACCACGTCGACGTGCTGCTCGCCCACGACATCGAGTTCGGCGAGCCGGGCCAGGTCATCGGGGAGGTACTGCCGCTGCTCGAGCAGTTGCGCGCAGAGGGCAGGGCACGGGCGATCGGCGTGTCGGGACTGACGCTGCCGGTGCTCGCCGCGGCGCTCGAAGCCGCCTCACTCGACGTGGTGCTCTCGTACTGCCGCTACGGGCTGCACGACCAGGGCCTGGCGGGATCCGCAGCCGACTGGAGCGGTCGGCAGGTCGCCACCCTGCTCGGCAGTCCGGTGGCCATGGGCCTGCTCACCACAGGGGGAGCACCCTCGTGGCATCCCGCCGCCCCCGAGCTCAAGGCGGCGGCGGCCCGGGCCGCCGCGCTGTGCGCCGGGCACGGCACCGATCTGGCCTTTCTGGCGATGCAGTTCGCGTCGGGTCAGGACGACCTGGCCTCGGTACTCACCGGGACCGGCAGCAGAAGCCATCTGGAAGAGAATAT
This genomic window contains:
- a CDS encoding aldo/keto reductase; protein product: MEYRRLGNTGLEVSRLGLGTTSFMGIFGRRDPEESLRTLLHGLDSGINLIDTAPSYGGGLAEEMVGRALRGRRDEVVVGTKVGCYAPEEFDFSARRIRAEFEASLDRLGTDHVDVLLAHDIEFGEPGQVIGEVLPLLEQLRAEGRARAIGVSGLTLPVLAAALEAASLDVVLSYCRYGLHDQGLAGSAADWSGRQVATLLGSPVAMGLLTTGGAPSWHPAAPELKAAAARAAALCAGHGTDLAFLAMQFASGQDDLASVLTGTGSRSHLEENIRAFGTAPDPELLKAVTAIFAEVPQNTWKNEGENEEWQEKIA